In one window of Campylobacter coli DNA:
- the atpA gene encoding F0F1 ATP synthase subunit alpha: MKFKADEISSIIKERIENFDLNLEIEETGKIISVADGVAKVYGLKNIMAGEMVEFDNGDKGMALNLEESSVGIVILGKGEGLKEGTSVKRLKKLLKVPVGEALIGRVVNALGEPIDAKGVINSNEFRFVEEKAKGIMARKSVHEPLHTGIKAIDALVPIGRGQRELIIGDRQTGKTTVAVDTIISQKGQGVVCIYVAIGQKQSTVAQVVKRLEEHGAMDYTIVVNAGASDPAALQYLAPYTGVTMGEFFRDNAKHALIVYDDLSKHAVAYREMSLILRRPPGREAYPGDVFYLHSRLLERASKLNDELGAGSLTALPIIETQAGDVSAYIPTNVISITDGQIFLETDLFNSGIRPAINVGLSVSRVGGAAQIKATKQVSGTLRLDLAQYRELQAFAQFASDLDEASRKQLERGQRMVELLKQPPYSPLSVEKQVVLIFAGTKGYLDDVAVSKIREFEDGIYPFIEAKYPDLFEQIRSKKALDAELEEKLAKAINEFKANHL, from the coding sequence ATGAAATTTAAAGCTGATGAAATCAGTTCTATCATAAAAGAAAGAATCGAAAATTTTGATTTAAATTTAGAGATCGAAGAAACAGGAAAAATTATTTCAGTAGCTGATGGTGTAGCTAAGGTTTATGGTCTTAAAAATATTATGGCCGGTGAAATGGTAGAATTTGACAATGGCGATAAAGGTATGGCATTAAACCTTGAAGAAAGTAGCGTGGGTATAGTTATACTTGGAAAAGGAGAGGGCTTAAAAGAAGGTACTTCTGTAAAACGCCTTAAAAAACTTCTTAAAGTTCCAGTAGGAGAAGCTCTTATTGGTCGCGTGGTGAATGCGCTTGGTGAACCAATTGATGCCAAAGGGGTTATCAATAGCAATGAATTTAGATTTGTAGAAGAAAAAGCTAAAGGTATTATGGCTAGAAAAAGTGTACATGAACCTTTACATACAGGGATTAAAGCTATAGATGCACTTGTGCCGATTGGTCGCGGTCAAAGAGAGCTTATCATAGGTGATAGACAAACAGGTAAAACCACTGTAGCTGTAGATACTATCATTTCTCAAAAAGGACAAGGGGTAGTTTGTATTTATGTAGCTATAGGACAAAAACAAAGTACAGTGGCTCAAGTTGTAAAAAGACTTGAAGAGCATGGAGCTATGGATTATACTATAGTTGTAAATGCGGGTGCTTCAGATCCAGCAGCACTTCAATACCTAGCACCTTACACAGGTGTAACTATGGGTGAGTTTTTTAGAGATAATGCAAAACACGCTTTAATTGTTTATGATGATTTGAGTAAGCATGCTGTGGCTTATCGTGAAATGTCTTTGATTTTACGCCGTCCTCCAGGTCGCGAGGCTTATCCTGGTGATGTTTTCTATCTTCACTCAAGACTTTTAGAAAGAGCTAGTAAATTAAATGATGAGTTAGGTGCAGGTTCTTTAACAGCTTTGCCAATTATCGAAACTCAAGCAGGAGATGTTTCAGCTTATATTCCAACTAATGTTATTTCGATTACCGATGGACAAATTTTCTTAGAAACTGATTTATTTAACTCAGGAATTCGTCCAGCTATCAATGTGGGTCTATCTGTTTCTCGTGTGGGTGGTGCGGCTCAAATTAAAGCAACTAAACAAGTTTCAGGAACTTTAAGACTTGATCTTGCACAATATAGAGAACTTCAAGCTTTTGCTCAATTTGCAAGTGATTTAGATGAAGCAAGTAGAAAACAACTAGAGCGCGGACAAAGAATGGTTGAATTGTTAAAACAACCTCCTTATTCTCCACTTAGTGTTGAAAAACAAGTAGTTTTAATTTTTGCAGGAACAAAGGGTTATTTGGATGATGTTGCTGTTTCAAAAATCAGAGAATTTGAAGATGGAATTTATCCATTTATAGAAGCAAAATATCCAGATCTTTTTGAACAAATTCGTTCGAAAAAAGCTTTAGATGCAGAGCTAGAAGAGAAATTAGCTAAAGCAATAAACGAGTTTAAAGCAAATCATTTATAA
- a CDS encoding biotin--[acetyl-CoA-carboxylase] ligase — MEKGLKVQIACVESIDSTHLFLCEQIRSGKINENFALYALNQTKGVGSRENLWQSSSGNLHLSFCIKESDLPSDLPLASVSIYFAYLLKEILQEKGSRIWLKWPNDLYLDDKKVGGIISTKISDFIVGGMGLNLKFAPHDAALCDVEISLEDLIEKFLQRLEKKFLWKHIFSKYMLEFEKSRQFSVHYEGKVFSLENAFLYEDGSILLGDKRVYSLR; from the coding sequence ATGGAAAAAGGCTTAAAAGTGCAGATAGCTTGTGTTGAAAGTATTGATTCTACCCATCTTTTTTTATGCGAACAAATTCGAAGTGGTAAAATCAATGAAAATTTTGCCCTTTATGCCTTAAATCAAACAAAAGGTGTAGGCAGTAGAGAAAATTTATGGCAAAGCTCTAGTGGAAATTTGCATCTTTCTTTTTGCATCAAAGAAAGCGATTTACCCAGCGATTTGCCTTTGGCTTCTGTGAGTATTTATTTTGCTTATTTGTTAAAGGAAATTTTACAAGAAAAAGGTTCTAGAATTTGGCTTAAATGGCCCAATGATTTATACTTAGATGATAAAAAAGTAGGAGGGATAATAAGCACAAAAATTTCAGATTTTATAGTAGGTGGTATGGGTTTAAATTTAAAATTTGCTCCTCATGATGCTGCTTTGTGTGATGTTGAAATTTCACTTGAAGATTTGATAGAGAAGTTTTTGCAAAGACTAGAGAAAAAATTTTTATGGAAGCATATTTTTAGCAAGTATATGTTAGAATTTGAAAAATCAAGACAATTTAGTGTCCATTATGAAGGTAAGGTATTTTCACTTGAAAATGCTTTTTTATATGAGGATGGATCAATTTTACTAGGCGATAAAAGGGTGTATAGTTTAAGATGA
- a CDS encoding F0F1 ATP synthase subunit B, translating to MKKLFYFIFLLPLCAFGASNGSGEYDIVPRTINFLIFIAILYYFVANPFKAFYKNRILRISLKLDEIQKKLLESKAKKLDTMKKLEEAKANAAAALVVAKKEAEVLAQKIKEETQNELALLEKHFEEQKSYEFRKMEKEVVSLTLKEIFEDSNIALKQNEIIDIMMKKVS from the coding sequence ATGAAAAAGCTATTTTACTTTATTTTTTTACTGCCTTTATGTGCCTTTGGTGCATCTAATGGTAGCGGAGAGTATGATATTGTTCCAAGAACAATAAATTTCTTAATTTTTATAGCCATATTGTATTATTTTGTAGCAAATCCTTTTAAAGCTTTTTATAAAAATCGAATTTTAAGAATTTCTTTAAAATTAGATGAAATTCAAAAGAAGCTTTTGGAAAGTAAAGCAAAAAAACTTGACACAATGAAAAAGCTTGAAGAAGCTAAAGCAAATGCAGCAGCAGCTTTAGTTGTAGCAAAAAAAGAAGCAGAGGTGCTTGCTCAAAAAATTAAAGAAGAAACTCAAAATGAGCTCGCTTTACTTGAAAAACATTTTGAAGAACAAAAAAGCTATGAATTTAGAAAAATGGAAAAAGAAGTTGTGTCTTTAACTCTTAAAGAGATTTTTGAAGATTCAAATATTGCTTTAAAACAGAATGAAATCATTGATATTATGATGAAGAAGGTGTCTTAA
- a CDS encoding DNA ligase, giving the protein MRIFIFLWCACFAFASDILLLSKISEQEIQNKNFNGYLMSEKLDGIRGIWEAGKFKTRQDNPIHTPSYFTYNFPSFKLDGELWIARDKFDEVSALIRSDNLDSSLWRSVTYNVFDVPNACEEFKLTSCTLSNRLKVLEQYLQQNPNPYIKIIKQIPIKDQEHLKEFYKDIILNKGEGVVIRKDLAPYEKGRSKNAFKLKPYEDAECKVIGYTEGKGKFQGKIGALLCQMPNDRVIRIGSGLKDKDRENPPKIGSIVTYKFNGLTKNSLPRFPVFLHIRD; this is encoded by the coding sequence ATGAGAATTTTTATTTTTCTTTGGTGTGCCTGCTTTGCTTTTGCTAGTGATATTTTGCTTTTAAGCAAGATAAGCGAACAAGAAATTCAAAATAAGAATTTTAATGGTTATTTGATGAGTGAAAAGCTTGATGGAATCAGAGGAATTTGGGAAGCAGGAAAATTTAAAACTCGTCAAGATAATCCAATCCATACTCCTTCTTATTTCACTTATAATTTTCCTAGCTTTAAACTTGATGGAGAGCTTTGGATAGCTAGGGATAAATTTGATGAGGTGTCAGCTTTAATTCGTAGCGATAACTTAGACTCAAGTCTTTGGAGAAGTGTCACATATAATGTTTTTGATGTGCCCAATGCTTGTGAAGAATTTAAACTTACTTCTTGCACTTTAAGCAACCGTCTTAAGGTTTTAGAGCAGTATTTGCAACAAAATCCCAATCCTTATATAAAAATCATAAAGCAAATTCCTATAAAAGATCAAGAGCATTTGAAAGAATTTTATAAAGATATTATCTTGAATAAGGGTGAAGGTGTAGTCATACGCAAGGATCTTGCTCCTTATGAAAAAGGTAGAAGTAAAAATGCTTTTAAGTTAAAACCCTATGAAGATGCTGAATGTAAAGTCATAGGTTATACCGAAGGCAAGGGCAAATTCCAAGGTAAAATTGGTGCCTTGCTTTGTCAAATGCCAAATGATAGGGTAATTAGAATAGGTAGTGGTTTAAAAGATAAAGATAGAGAAAATCCACCTAAAATAGGCTCTATTGTCACTTATAAATTCAATGGACTGACTAAAAATTCTTTACCGCGTTTTCCAGTTTTTTTACATATAAGAGATTAA
- a CDS encoding F0F1 ATP synthase subunit delta, whose protein sequence is MNDLIAKRYAKAITLRADISEFYDNLSILSSAFALPKFKNIIESNQIQKEKKLEFVISLIEKASPSFNNFLKLLAENSRLSCIPQIAKELERQKSFKENIFLGTVYSKEVLSEDSIKELESRLGAKFGVKIKLQNKAGLNEGVKISLEELGYEISFSMKALQNKMSEYILKII, encoded by the coding sequence ATGAATGATTTAATAGCCAAAAGATACGCAAAAGCTATAACTTTAAGAGCAGATATTTCAGAATTTTATGATAATTTGTCTATTTTAAGCTCAGCTTTTGCCCTACCTAAATTTAAAAATATCATAGAATCAAATCAAATTCAAAAAGAAAAAAAATTAGAATTTGTTATTTCTTTAATAGAAAAAGCTAGTCCTAGTTTTAATAATTTTTTAAAATTATTAGCAGAAAATTCAAGACTCTCTTGCATTCCTCAAATTGCTAAAGAGCTCGAAAGACAGAAATCTTTTAAAGAAAATATTTTTTTAGGAACCGTTTATTCTAAAGAAGTATTAAGCGAAGATAGTATCAAAGAGCTTGAAAGTAGACTTGGTGCTAAGTTTGGTGTCAAAATTAAATTGCAAAATAAAGCAGGTTTAAATGAAGGTGTGAAAATTTCACTAGAAGAATTAGGTTATGAAATTTCTTTTTCAATGAAAGCTCTTCAAAACAAGATGAGCGAATATATACTCAAAATTATTTAA
- a CDS encoding ParB/RepB/Spo0J family partition protein, whose translation MGLNKNRGLSTLMGDVGEVYSRELGLDKNQVSLIEISKITPNPFQPRKTFDEVALNELANSIKEHGLIQPIIVLKKNDSFILVAGERRLRATQILGEENILAFVSDSDESKLRELALIENIQRENLNPIELANSYKDLIEVYNITQENLAELIHKSRTQITNTLRLLNLDSKTQELIASGKISQGHAKVLVGLDKEDEKVLVDSILGQKLSVRDTERLVQKVKNKENIEDEEFENSMQNLKQILNKIGFMCKNNKKELIIRLDNIDKIKKLTEILNKI comes from the coding sequence ATGGGTCTTAATAAAAATAGAGGCTTAAGCACCTTAATGGGAGATGTAGGAGAGGTTTATAGTAGAGAATTAGGTCTTGATAAAAATCAAGTGAGTCTTATAGAAATTTCAAAAATCACTCCAAATCCTTTTCAACCAAGAAAAACTTTTGACGAAGTGGCTTTAAATGAACTTGCAAATTCTATAAAAGAGCATGGATTAATACAACCCATAATTGTACTTAAAAAAAACGATAGTTTTATCTTGGTAGCTGGCGAAAGAAGGCTTAGAGCTACTCAAATTTTAGGAGAGGAAAATATACTAGCCTTTGTATCGGATAGTGATGAGAGTAAGCTTAGAGAATTAGCACTCATAGAAAATATCCAAAGGGAAAATTTAAATCCTATCGAACTTGCAAATTCTTATAAGGATTTAATAGAAGTTTATAATATTACTCAAGAAAATTTAGCCGAACTCATTCATAAAAGCAGAACGCAAATCACAAATACTTTAAGGCTTTTAAATTTAGATTCTAAAACACAAGAGCTTATAGCAAGCGGTAAGATTTCACAAGGTCATGCTAAGGTTTTAGTAGGTTTAGATAAAGAAGATGAAAAAGTGCTTGTAGATAGCATTTTGGGACAAAAACTTAGCGTAAGAGATACAGAAAGACTTGTTCAAAAAGTTAAAAATAAAGAAAATATAGAAGATGAAGAATTTGAAAATTCTATGCAAAATTTAAAACAAATTTTAAATAAAATCGGTTTTATGTGTAAAAATAATAAAAAAGAACTCATTATTCGTTTAGATAATATTGATAAAATTAAAAAACTGACTGAAATTCTTAACAAAATTTAA
- the fmt gene encoding methionyl-tRNA formyltransferase — MKKIIFMGTPSYATCILKALLEDENFELLALFTQPDKAVGRKQILTPSDTKAFLLQKAPQVPIFTPNSLKDESVIEQIRALKPDFIVVAAYGKILPKAILDIAPCINLHASLLPKYRGASPIQSAILNADEKSGVCTMLMEEGLDTGAVLESVECDIRDKNVNEVFEILASLAAKLILSTLLNYEKLLPKKQDESLATHCKKIKKEDGLVSLDNAREIYQKYLAFTPWPGIFLENGLKFIELELVDELKQNAKMGEILELEKESFLLACKQGILRIKKLQESGKKALDGRTYLNGKRLKSADSLC, encoded by the coding sequence ATGAAAAAAATTATTTTTATGGGCACACCAAGCTATGCAACTTGTATTTTAAAAGCTCTTTTAGAAGATGAAAATTTTGAGCTTTTAGCGCTTTTTACTCAGCCTGATAAAGCTGTGGGTAGAAAGCAGATTTTAACACCAAGCGATACTAAAGCATTTTTGCTTCAAAAAGCTCCACAAGTTCCTATTTTTACTCCAAATTCTTTAAAAGATGAGAGTGTTATAGAGCAAATTCGTGCTTTAAAGCCCGATTTTATAGTAGTTGCTGCTTATGGAAAAATTTTACCTAAGGCTATTTTAGATATAGCTCCTTGTATCAATCTACACGCTTCGCTTTTGCCTAAATACCGAGGCGCTAGTCCGATTCAAAGCGCGATTTTAAATGCCGATGAAAAAAGCGGAGTTTGCACAATGCTTATGGAAGAAGGGTTGGATACAGGAGCTGTGCTTGAGAGTGTGGAGTGCGATATAAGAGATAAAAATGTAAATGAAGTTTTTGAAATTTTAGCAAGCTTAGCAGCAAAACTTATCCTTTCGACTCTTTTAAATTACGAAAAACTCCTTCCAAAAAAACAAGATGAAAGCTTGGCTACACATTGTAAAAAAATTAAAAAAGAAGATGGGCTTGTGAGTTTAGATAATGCAAGAGAAATTTATCAAAAATATCTAGCTTTTACACCTTGGCCTGGAATTTTTTTAGAAAATGGTTTGAAATTTATAGAACTTGAGCTTGTAGATGAGTTGAAGCAAAATGCTAAAATGGGTGAAATTTTAGAACTCGAAAAAGAAAGCTTTTTGCTTGCTTGCAAACAAGGAATTTTACGCATTAAAAAGCTTCAAGAAAGCGGAAAAAAGGCTCTTGATGGTAGGACTTATTTAAATGGAAAAAGGCTTAAAAGTGCAGATAGCTTGTGTTGA
- the atpD gene encoding F0F1 ATP synthase subunit beta, whose amino-acid sequence MQGFISQVLGPVVDVDFNDYLPQINEAIVVNFESEGKKQKLVLEVAAHLGDNRVRTIAMDMTDGLVRGLKAEALGTPISVPVGEKVLGRIFNVTGDLIDEGEEVAFDKKWAIHRDPPAFEDQSTKSEIFETGIKVVDLLAPYAKGGKVGLFGGAGVGKTVIIMELIHNVAFKHSGYSVFAGVGERTREGNDLYNEMKESNVLDKVALCYGQMNEPPGARNRIALTGLTMAEYFRDEMGLDVLMFIDNIFRFSQSGSEMSALLGRIPSAVGYQPTLASEMGKFQERITSTKKGSITSVQAVYVPADDLTDPAPATVFAHLDATTVLNRSIAEKGIYPAVDPLDSTSRMLDPNIIGEEHYKVARGVQSVLQKYKDLQDIIAILGMDELSEEDKLIVERARKIEKFLSQPFFVAEVFTGSPGKYISLEETIAGFKGILEGKYDHLPENAFYMVGNIDEAIAKADKLKG is encoded by the coding sequence ATGCAAGGATTTATTTCACAAGTATTAGGTCCAGTTGTTGATGTAGATTTTAACGACTATTTGCCTCAAATTAATGAAGCCATTGTTGTAAATTTTGAAAGTGAAGGCAAAAAACAAAAACTTGTTTTAGAAGTAGCAGCACACTTGGGCGATAATAGAGTTAGAACTATTGCTATGGATATGACAGATGGCTTAGTAAGAGGACTTAAAGCAGAAGCTTTGGGCACTCCTATTAGTGTTCCTGTGGGTGAAAAAGTTTTAGGAAGAATTTTTAATGTTACAGGAGATTTGATCGACGAGGGCGAAGAGGTTGCTTTTGATAAAAAATGGGCAATTCATAGAGATCCACCTGCATTTGAAGATCAAAGTACAAAAAGTGAAATTTTTGAAACAGGTATTAAGGTTGTGGATTTGCTTGCTCCTTATGCAAAAGGTGGTAAAGTAGGACTTTTTGGTGGTGCTGGCGTTGGTAAAACGGTTATTATTATGGAGCTTATTCACAATGTTGCGTTTAAACATAGCGGTTATTCGGTATTTGCGGGTGTTGGTGAGAGAACTCGTGAGGGGAATGATCTTTATAATGAGATGAAAGAAAGTAATGTTTTGGATAAAGTTGCCTTATGTTATGGACAAATGAATGAACCACCAGGGGCAAGAAACCGTATTGCTTTAACAGGTCTTACTATGGCTGAGTATTTTAGAGATGAAATGGGTCTTGATGTTTTGATGTTTATCGATAATATCTTTAGATTTTCACAATCAGGCTCTGAAATGTCTGCGCTTTTAGGAAGAATTCCTTCAGCTGTGGGTTATCAACCGACTTTGGCAAGTGAAATGGGTAAATTCCAAGAAAGAATTACTTCGACTAAAAAAGGTTCAATTACTTCAGTTCAAGCGGTTTATGTTCCAGCAGATGACTTAACAGACCCAGCTCCTGCAACTGTTTTTGCTCACTTAGATGCAACAACGGTTTTAAATAGATCTATTGCTGAAAAGGGTATTTATCCTGCAGTTGATCCACTTGATTCAACTTCAAGAATGCTTGATCCAAATATCATCGGTGAAGAGCACTATAAAGTTGCACGCGGTGTTCAATCTGTACTTCAAAAATATAAAGATTTGCAAGATATCATTGCAATTTTAGGTATGGATGAATTAAGTGAAGAAGATAAATTGATCGTTGAAAGAGCAAGAAAAATAGAGAAATTCTTATCACAACCATTCTTCGTTGCAGAAGTATTTACAGGTAGCCCTGGAAAATATATTTCTCTTGAGGAAACTATTGCCGGCTTTAAGGGAATTTTGGAAGGTAAATACGATCACTTGCCAGAAAATGCTTTCTATATGGTGGGTAATATCGACGAAGCTATTGCAAAAGCAGATAAACTGAAAGGTTAA
- a CDS encoding AAA family ATPase, which translates to MSEIITIANQKGGVGKTTTAVNLAASLAVAEKKVLLIDVDPQANATTGLGFNRNNYEYNIYHVFIGRKKLSDIILKTELPQLHLAPSNIGLVGIEQELAKGENNEKKMILKNQIQEVLDEYDFIIIDSPPALGSITINAFVASDSVIIPIQCEFYALEGVAMVLNTIKIIKKTINPKLKVRGFLPTMYSSQNNLSKDVVEDLKQNFKKQLFTINGNEDDFIVIPRNVKLAESPSFGKPIILYDIKSPGSLAYQNLAYSILG; encoded by the coding sequence ATGAGTGAGATTATTACTATAGCAAATCAAAAAGGTGGAGTAGGTAAAACCACAACAGCTGTGAATTTGGCAGCATCTTTAGCAGTGGCCGAAAAAAAAGTTCTTTTAATTGATGTGGATCCACAAGCAAATGCTACAACAGGTTTGGGTTTTAATCGTAACAATTATGAATACAATATTTACCATGTTTTTATAGGTAGAAAAAAACTTTCCGATATTATTTTAAAAACAGAATTGCCTCAACTTCATTTAGCTCCTTCAAATATAGGTCTTGTAGGTATCGAACAAGAACTTGCCAAGGGTGAAAACAACGAAAAAAAAATGATACTTAAAAACCAAATTCAAGAAGTGCTTGATGAGTATGATTTTATCATCATCGATTCTCCGCCTGCACTTGGAAGTATCACTATCAATGCTTTTGTTGCTAGCGATAGTGTTATCATACCTATACAATGTGAGTTTTATGCGCTTGAAGGTGTGGCGATGGTTTTAAATACGATTAAAATTATTAAAAAAACTATCAATCCTAAATTAAAAGTGCGAGGATTTTTGCCGACTATGTATAGCTCACAAAATAATCTTTCTAAAGATGTTGTGGAGGATTTAAAGCAGAATTTTAAAAAGCAGCTTTTTACTATTAATGGCAATGAAGATGATTTTATCGTTATACCTCGCAATGTAAAATTAGCTGAAAGCCCAAGCTTTGGAAAGCCTATCATACTTTATGATATAAAATCTCCTGGTTCTTTGGCTTATCAAAATTTAGCATATTCGATTTTAGGATAA
- the proB gene encoding glutamate 5-kinase, translating into MQRIVVKVGSHVISDENLLNLKRFENLVAFLAKLMQKYEVILVTSAAISAGCTKLHIDRKNLINKQVLAAIGQPFLISVYNEFLAKFGKMGGQILLTGKDFDSRKATKHAKNAIDAMIDLGILPIINENDATAIEEIVFGDNDSLSAYATHFFEADLLVILSDIDGFYDKNPSEFSDAKRLEKVEFIKEEWLNVSVKTGSEHGTGGIVTKLKAAKFLLENDKKMFLASGFDLSVAKAFLLENKQIGGTLFE; encoded by the coding sequence ATGCAAAGAATAGTCGTAAAAGTAGGCTCTCATGTGATCAGCGATGAGAATCTTTTAAATTTAAAGCGCTTTGAGAATTTGGTGGCTTTTTTGGCCAAATTAATGCAAAAATATGAAGTTATTTTAGTTACTTCAGCTGCTATTTCAGCTGGATGTACCAAGCTTCATATAGATAGAAAAAATTTAATTAATAAACAAGTTTTAGCTGCGATAGGGCAACCTTTTTTAATCAGTGTTTATAATGAATTTTTAGCCAAATTTGGCAAAATGGGTGGGCAAATTTTGCTTACAGGAAAAGATTTTGATTCAAGAAAGGCGACTAAGCATGCTAAAAATGCTATTGATGCGATGATTGATTTAGGAATTTTGCCTATTATCAATGAAAATGATGCCACGGCTATTGAAGAGATTGTTTTTGGGGATAACGATAGCTTAAGTGCTTATGCGACGCATTTTTTTGAAGCTGATTTGCTTGTGATTTTGAGTGATATTGATGGTTTTTATGACAAAAATCCTAGTGAATTTAGTGATGCAAAGCGTTTGGAAAAAGTTGAATTTATCAAAGAAGAATGGCTTAATGTAAGTGTTAAAACAGGAAGCGAACACGGAACAGGCGGTATAGTTACTAAGCTAAAAGCAGCTAAATTTTTATTGGAAAATGATAAAAAAATGTTTTTAGCAAGTGGTTTTGATTTAAGTGTTGCAAAGGCATTTTTGCTAGAAAATAAACAAATAGGCGGAACTTTATTTGAGTGA
- a CDS encoding FoF1 ATP synthase subunit B' — MFEDMHPSIMLATMAIFLAMIVILNTMLYKPLLKFMDERNDSIKNDENKVKENSQEMLGANDEVEAIHVSTREEIHKIKQNAINAAKEEAQQAIKAKKEELERKMANFYTELISQKKELQDHLSAHLPDLKQALQNNIKQH, encoded by the coding sequence ATGTTTGAAGATATGCATCCTTCCATAATGCTTGCTACTATGGCTATTTTTTTAGCTATGATAGTGATTTTAAACACTATGCTATATAAGCCCCTTTTGAAATTTATGGATGAAAGAAATGATTCTATAAAAAATGACGAAAACAAAGTCAAAGAAAATTCACAAGAAATGCTAGGAGCCAACGATGAGGTTGAAGCAATTCATGTGAGCACAAGAGAAGAAATCCATAAAATCAAACAAAATGCCATCAATGCAGCTAAAGAGGAAGCTCAACAAGCTATAAAAGCTAAAAAGGAAGAACTAGAGCGTAAAATGGCTAACTTCTATACCGAATTAATATCTCAAAAAAAAGAACTTCAAGACCATTTGTCAGCACATTTGCCTGACCTTAAACAAGCTTTGCAAAATAATATTAAACAGCACTAA
- the atpG gene encoding ATP synthase F1 subunit gamma, with the protein MSNLKEIKRKIKSVHNTQKTTNAMKLVSTAKLKKAEEAAKRSRVYAQKIDEILSEISFQVNKIVHNEEDSRFVLFHKKNQIKNVDLIFITADKGLCGGFNIKTLKAVSELLKEYEEKNINVRLRAIGKTGIEYFNFQKIELLEKYLGLSSSPDYDKACSVIQAAVDDYLNGITDEVVLVHNGYKNMITQELKISHLIPVEPKQIEGNSNSLLELEPEDTDLLGDLMKTYFEYNMYYALIDSLAAEHSARMQAMDNATNNAKARVKQLNLAYNKARQESITTELIEIISGVESMK; encoded by the coding sequence ATGTCTAATTTAAAAGAAATTAAAAGAAAAATAAAAAGCGTCCACAATACGCAAAAAACAACCAATGCAATGAAGCTTGTTTCTACTGCCAAATTAAAAAAGGCAGAAGAAGCAGCAAAAAGATCTAGGGTTTATGCGCAAAAAATTGATGAGATTTTAAGTGAAATTTCATTTCAAGTCAATAAGATTGTTCATAATGAAGAGGATTCAAGATTTGTTTTATTTCATAAGAAAAATCAAATCAAAAATGTAGATCTAATCTTCATAACAGCAGATAAAGGGCTTTGTGGTGGTTTTAATATCAAGACCTTAAAGGCTGTAAGCGAACTTTTAAAGGAATATGAAGAAAAAAATATCAATGTTCGTTTAAGAGCTATTGGAAAAACAGGAATTGAGTATTTTAATTTTCAAAAAATAGAGCTTTTGGAAAAATATCTTGGCTTAAGCTCAAGTCCTGATTATGATAAAGCTTGCTCTGTTATTCAAGCTGCTGTAGATGATTATTTAAATGGAATAACAGATGAAGTTGTTTTAGTGCATAATGGATATAAAAATATGATCACGCAAGAGTTAAAAATTTCTCATCTAATCCCAGTAGAGCCAAAACAAATCGAAGGAAACTCAAATTCACTTTTAGAACTTGAACCTGAAGATACAGATCTTTTGGGAGATTTGATGAAAACATATTTTGAATACAATATGTATTATGCATTAATTGATTCCTTGGCTGCAGAACATAGTGCAAGAATGCAGGCTATGGACAATGCCACCAATAACGCAAAAGCTAGAGTTAAACAGCTTAATTTAGCTTACAATAAAGCAAGACAAGAATCTATCACTACTGAACTTATCGAAATTATCAGTGGTGTTGAGTCAATGAAATAG